A section of the Rubritalea squalenifaciens DSM 18772 genome encodes:
- a CDS encoding superoxide dismutase [Ni], translating to MMKKTVFALSSALLSVAAAPLASAHCQIPCGIYADDNVFVTMHKDQETIEKAMNQINELSKDAGKNANQLTRWVNNKEQHAQNIQDTVAKYFLAQRVKLDEAEKDAATYTKKLTLLHKITVLAMKCKQTTDLENAKKLHAALDEFQAVYVGKASAKAEVKPHTHADGTTHSH from the coding sequence ATGATGAAAAAAACAGTATTCGCACTGAGCTCCGCCTTGTTATCCGTAGCGGCTGCTCCACTCGCCTCCGCCCATTGCCAGATTCCTTGCGGCATCTACGCAGACGACAACGTCTTCGTCACCATGCACAAGGACCAGGAAACCATTGAAAAGGCCATGAACCAGATCAATGAGCTCTCCAAGGACGCAGGAAAAAATGCCAACCAGCTCACACGCTGGGTCAACAACAAGGAACAGCACGCCCAGAACATCCAGGACACTGTCGCGAAGTACTTCCTCGCCCAGCGCGTCAAGCTGGACGAAGCTGAAAAAGACGCAGCTACCTACACGAAGAAGCTCACCCTTCTCCACAAGATTACCGTCCTTGCCATGAAGTGCAAGCAGACCACCGATCTGGAGAATGCCAAGAAGCTTCACGCCGCCCTTGATGAGTTTCAGGCCGTCTACGTTGGCAAAGCCTCCGCCAAGGCGGAAGTCAAGCCGCACACCCACGCCGACGGCACCACTCATTCCCACTAA
- a CDS encoding iron-containing alcohol dehydrogenase produces MVPQNEEKKSKNNYVQDNALAFTLGAFVAGVGIGIFLATTRREELARIAEQIHDSYDSAVDRAGRAGRYVRSHAQELPTELSKIGNRIKFW; encoded by the coding sequence ATGGTCCCCCAAAATGAGGAGAAAAAGAGCAAAAACAACTATGTTCAAGACAACGCTCTCGCCTTCACCCTCGGCGCATTTGTCGCTGGCGTAGGCATCGGAATCTTCCTCGCCACTACCAGGCGTGAGGAACTCGCACGTATCGCAGAACAAATCCATGACAGTTATGACTCCGCCGTAGACCGTGCAGGCAGAGCCGGCAGGTATGTCAGAAGCCATGCGCAAGAATTACCCACCGAATTGTCAAAAATTGGGAATAGGATTAAGTTCTGGTAA
- a CDS encoding cation:proton antiporter translates to MLDVLAAGGAVPPFFILLTLVLSSVVVVSLVFSRMSQSLLVGYFLCGLILANSGALEWAGVADTGVIGALSEIGVVLLLFTLGIEFSLGELKSLKKPALLGGGVQVGLTIIVTLGIAMLLGLPFKHALMVGFAVSLSSTAVSLKTFQDMGLPDSPQGRTALGIAIFQDLAAIVFMVLLPALGGTDEESGGLMMALVKGGAFMLGIVVLSRHGFPQMLDAVARTRSRELFTVTVVGMCAAVALVSGLLGLSPALGAFAAGVVVSESIYSHRVLSDILPFKDLFLTVFFVSVGLLIDLDEVKDHWALIAAATVGILVLKGAIVAFAAKLSGLRMGSWLTTAAALASTGEFSIVLLNRASDFEILSSQWEQVLLASTAISMGLVPTLMKSSIGIVQKMRKHQTAEACRKDVEMGLGGQIEGVSDHIIICGYGPVGRNLHANLHRANVRVIVLEMNPLTVKELMQKGVKCLFADARDREALEVAHVERARGIAITFPDKEAAIAALHTAREMNPGIVVYARSKFAPEVEELERAGVDHVLYDEEQSGLALTRAVMRCYSADIEPDWEI, encoded by the coding sequence ATGCTTGATGTGCTCGCAGCAGGCGGTGCGGTACCGCCCTTTTTCATTCTCCTGACCCTGGTGCTCAGCTCAGTGGTCGTCGTTTCTTTGGTCTTCAGCCGGATGAGCCAGTCGCTGCTGGTGGGTTATTTCCTCTGTGGATTGATTCTAGCTAACAGCGGAGCTCTGGAATGGGCCGGGGTGGCGGATACGGGGGTGATCGGGGCCCTGTCCGAGATCGGTGTGGTGCTGCTGCTCTTTACGCTGGGGATTGAATTTTCTCTGGGCGAGCTGAAGTCCCTGAAAAAGCCGGCCTTGCTGGGGGGAGGTGTGCAGGTGGGGTTGACGATCATCGTGACGCTCGGGATAGCGATGCTGCTGGGGCTGCCCTTCAAGCATGCGTTGATGGTGGGCTTCGCGGTTTCGCTTTCTTCCACGGCGGTGAGTTTGAAAACCTTCCAGGATATGGGCTTGCCGGATAGTCCGCAGGGCAGGACGGCACTCGGTATTGCCATTTTCCAGGATCTGGCTGCGATTGTTTTCATGGTGCTGCTTCCCGCTCTGGGCGGTACGGATGAGGAAAGCGGCGGACTGATGATGGCGCTGGTCAAAGGAGGAGCCTTTATGCTGGGCATTGTGGTGCTGAGTAGGCATGGCTTCCCACAGATGCTGGATGCGGTGGCACGTACCCGCAGCCGGGAGCTTTTTACCGTGACCGTTGTCGGCATGTGTGCGGCGGTGGCACTGGTGAGCGGCTTGCTGGGGCTGAGTCCCGCCCTCGGAGCTTTTGCCGCGGGGGTAGTGGTGAGTGAGTCCATTTACTCGCATCGGGTGTTGAGTGACATTCTGCCCTTCAAGGATCTCTTCCTGACGGTGTTCTTCGTTTCGGTAGGGCTTTTGATCGATCTGGATGAGGTAAAGGATCATTGGGCTCTGATTGCTGCGGCCACGGTAGGCATTCTCGTGCTGAAGGGTGCCATTGTGGCCTTTGCGGCAAAGCTGAGCGGGCTGCGGATGGGGAGCTGGCTGACCACGGCAGCTGCGCTGGCGAGCACGGGGGAATTCTCCATCGTGCTGCTCAACCGCGCGAGTGATTTTGAGATTCTGAGTTCCCAGTGGGAGCAGGTACTGTTAGCGAGTACCGCCATTTCCATGGGCCTGGTGCCCACTCTGATGAAGTCCAGCATCGGCATCGTGCAAAAGATGCGCAAGCACCAGACTGCCGAGGCCTGCCGCAAAGATGTGGAAATGGGACTCGGTGGGCAGATCGAAGGTGTTTCCGATCACATCATCATCTGCGGCTATGGGCCAGTGGGGCGCAACCTACACGCCAACCTGCATCGGGCAAACGTGCGTGTGATCGTGCTGGAGATGAACCCGCTGACCGTCAAGGAACTCATGCAGAAGGGAGTGAAGTGTCTCTTTGCCGACGCTCGTGACCGTGAGGCGCTGGAGGTGGCTCATGTGGAGCGCGCTAGAGGCATCGCGATTACTTTCCCGGATAAAGAGGCGGCAATCGCCGCATTGCATACCGCACGTGAGATGAATCCAGGTATCGTGGTCTACGCGCGCTCCAAGTTCGCCCCTGAGGTCGAGGAGCTAGAGAGGGCCGGTGTGGATCACGTCCTCTACGACGAGGAACAGAGCGGTCTCGCCCTGACGAGAGCCGTCATGCGCTGTTACTCAGCGGATATCGAGCCGGACTGGGAGATTTGA
- a CDS encoding AIPR family protein, whose amino-acid sequence MDRITSSLVKEFLSTQEMKTSGDAVDFENFANYAIVANEYHKTFDVFNVTIGAGDDTGIDGLAILVNGHLVEDKNEIDELEKINGSLDVTYIFIQAKTSTSFSSAEMRTFYHGVTDFFSEDPRLRRNADVKKFAEISDYLLSKAANFKSNPVCKAFFVTTGKFREDQNLLAVINKAQIELEDYNLFSRIDLIPIGADDLAKLYRKTINPISRTFTFSNKVSLPSIDGIDQSYFGVVPFSEFKKLIMDDNDSLFNVFDDNVRDFQGESNQVNKKIAETLGGDNPNLFSVLNNGVTIVANKLKTSVNSFSVEDYQIVNGCQTSNVLYEHRHLAALDGVDIPVRLIVTTDDDVKSEITISTNSQTAIKKEQLTSMTDFQRKLEAYYKTIKGDGQLYYERRAKQYNSDKSVVKRRVITIANQIKSFSSIFYKNPHIVTTYFGSLVTKIRDEKAGIFEEDHACSPYYLAGLAYYRLDSLFSSGEVDKKYRKVKFYLIMLVPMLTSKDNIPQLNSYKKIDQYCDAIIKKLNDDAACKEVFRLAVKIVENSGVDVEDKQALKSQGMTNDILKAYNGEKVSGMVVS is encoded by the coding sequence ATGGATAGAATAACAAGTTCTCTAGTAAAAGAATTTCTCAGTACTCAAGAGATGAAGACTTCAGGTGATGCTGTTGATTTTGAAAATTTTGCTAATTATGCCATTGTCGCGAATGAATATCACAAAACATTTGATGTATTTAATGTGACTATCGGTGCTGGAGACGATACAGGCATTGATGGATTAGCTATTCTAGTGAATGGTCATTTGGTTGAGGATAAAAATGAAATTGATGAGTTGGAGAAAATTAACGGTTCTCTGGATGTTACATATATTTTTATACAAGCTAAGACATCAACTTCATTTTCCTCTGCGGAGATGAGAACGTTTTACCACGGTGTAACAGATTTCTTCTCTGAGGATCCAAGGCTCAGGCGAAATGCAGATGTTAAAAAATTTGCGGAGATTTCAGATTATCTTTTGTCCAAAGCTGCTAACTTTAAATCTAATCCTGTTTGTAAGGCCTTTTTTGTGACAACAGGTAAATTCAGAGAGGATCAAAATCTCTTAGCAGTAATCAACAAAGCTCAGATTGAATTAGAAGATTACAATTTATTCAGTAGAATCGATTTGATTCCAATAGGTGCTGATGATTTAGCAAAACTTTATCGGAAGACGATTAATCCCATTTCAAGAACTTTCACATTTTCTAATAAGGTGTCTCTGCCATCAATTGATGGTATAGATCAATCATACTTTGGGGTTGTGCCTTTTTCAGAATTTAAGAAATTGATAATGGATGACAATGATAGTCTTTTCAATGTCTTTGATGATAATGTTCGAGATTTCCAAGGTGAATCTAATCAAGTAAATAAAAAAATAGCTGAAACTCTAGGTGGAGATAACCCCAATCTCTTTAGCGTGTTAAATAATGGAGTAACTATTGTTGCGAATAAGTTGAAAACGTCTGTAAATTCGTTTTCTGTTGAGGATTACCAAATTGTTAACGGGTGTCAGACTAGTAACGTACTTTATGAACATAGGCATTTGGCTGCTCTGGATGGCGTTGATATTCCTGTTAGGCTGATTGTGACTACAGATGATGATGTGAAGTCTGAGATTACAATTTCTACAAACAGCCAGACAGCTATCAAAAAAGAGCAGCTGACTTCGATGACAGATTTTCAACGTAAATTAGAGGCGTATTACAAAACTATCAAAGGCGATGGGCAGCTATATTATGAGAGGAGGGCAAAGCAATATAATTCAGACAAGTCAGTCGTTAAAAGGCGAGTTATAACTATTGCTAACCAGATAAAGAGTTTTTCATCGATTTTTTATAAAAATCCGCATATCGTCACTACATACTTTGGTTCATTAGTGACTAAGATCAGAGATGAAAAAGCTGGTATATTTGAAGAGGATCATGCTTGTTCTCCTTATTACTTAGCTGGCTTGGCATACTACAGATTGGATTCTTTATTTAGCTCAGGTGAAGTAGATAAAAAATACCGAAAGGTTAAGTTTTATCTCATAATGCTAGTTCCAATGTTGACTTCTAAAGATAATATCCCCCAACTTAATTCGTATAAGAAGATTGATCAGTATTGCGACGCAATAATTAAAAAACTAAATGACGATGCAGCTTGCAAAGAGGTTTTTAGATTGGCTGTCAAAATCGTAGAAAATTCAGGAGTGGATGTTGAGGATAAACAGGCTCTGAAATCTCAAGGTATGACGAATGATATACTTAAGGCTTATAATGGAGAGAAGGTGTCAGGCATGGTTGTAAGTTAA
- a CDS encoding NADP-dependent isocitrate dehydrogenase, with protein sequence MSTIIYTKTDEAPALATYSLLPIIEAYTKTAGVNVETRDISLAGRIIANFPECLTPEQQIGDALAELGELAKTPEANIIKLPNISASVPQMKAAITELQAKGYKLPNYEDAEERYAKIKGSAVNPVLREGNSDRRAPKAVKEYAKANPHRMGAWSADSKTSVSNMTSGDFFSNEKSVTVEEATDVKIELVKKDGSTVVLKESTPLLAGEVFDSTFMSKKALVAFLDEQVASAKAQDILFSLHMKATMMKVSDPIIFGHAVKAFFKDVFTKHADTIAELGVDTTNGFGDLVSKLEQLPADKRSEIEADIEAAYANGPAIAMVDSDKGITNLHVPSDVIIDASMPAMIRTSGQMWNAEGKQQDTLAVIPDASYASVYGATIDFCKKNGAFDPTTMGTVPNVGLMAQKAEEYGSHDKTFEIPADGTVRVVDAAGNVLSEHTVEEGDIWRACQTKDAPIQDWVKLAVSRARATGWPAIFWLDENRAHDAQLINKVGQYLGDHDTDGLDIRILAPAEATEFTLERVKNGEDTISVTGNVLRDYLTDLFPILELGTSAKMLSIVPLMNGGGLFETGAGGSAPKHVQQFVEENHLRWDSLGEFLALAVSLEHLSEKFDNPQAKILGDALDAATGKLLINGKSPLRKAGELDNRGSHFFLALYWAEALAAQTEDTALAAAFAPIAEELAANEDKIVTELNEVQGSPVEIGGYYQPADDKAGPAMRPSATLNGILAKLG encoded by the coding sequence ATGTCTACTATCATCTATACAAAGACAGACGAGGCTCCAGCCCTCGCCACCTACTCCCTGCTGCCGATCATCGAGGCCTACACCAAGACTGCCGGTGTAAACGTGGAAACACGCGACATCTCCCTCGCAGGCCGCATCATCGCCAATTTCCCAGAATGCCTCACTCCAGAGCAGCAGATCGGCGACGCCCTCGCTGAACTCGGCGAGCTCGCCAAGACTCCAGAGGCAAACATCATCAAGCTTCCAAACATCTCTGCCTCCGTGCCACAGATGAAAGCCGCCATCACAGAGCTTCAGGCCAAGGGCTACAAGCTTCCTAACTACGAAGACGCTGAAGAGCGCTACGCCAAGATCAAAGGCTCCGCTGTGAACCCGGTTCTCCGTGAAGGTAACTCCGACCGCCGTGCACCAAAGGCCGTCAAGGAATACGCCAAGGCAAACCCACACCGCATGGGCGCTTGGTCTGCTGATTCCAAAACCAGCGTTTCCAACATGACTTCCGGCGACTTCTTCTCCAACGAGAAGTCCGTCACCGTGGAAGAAGCCACCGACGTGAAGATCGAGCTCGTCAAGAAGGACGGCTCCACTGTCGTTCTCAAGGAGTCCACTCCTCTCCTCGCTGGTGAAGTCTTCGACTCCACCTTCATGAGCAAGAAGGCCCTCGTTGCCTTCCTCGACGAGCAGGTTGCATCTGCCAAGGCTCAGGACATCCTCTTCTCCCTCCACATGAAGGCCACCATGATGAAGGTCTCTGACCCGATCATCTTCGGCCACGCGGTGAAGGCATTCTTTAAGGACGTATTCACCAAGCACGCTGACACCATCGCCGAGCTCGGCGTAGATACCACCAACGGCTTCGGCGACCTCGTCTCCAAGCTTGAGCAGCTCCCAGCCGATAAGCGCAGCGAGATCGAAGCTGACATCGAGGCTGCCTACGCAAACGGCCCAGCCATCGCCATGGTGGATTCCGACAAAGGCATCACCAACCTCCACGTCCCATCCGACGTGATCATCGACGCTTCCATGCCTGCGATGATCCGTACTTCCGGCCAGATGTGGAATGCCGAAGGCAAGCAGCAGGACACCCTCGCTGTTATCCCTGACGCCTCCTACGCTAGCGTCTACGGCGCGACCATCGACTTCTGCAAGAAGAACGGCGCATTCGATCCTACCACCATGGGTACTGTGCCAAACGTAGGTCTCATGGCTCAGAAGGCTGAGGAATATGGCTCACACGACAAGACTTTCGAAATCCCAGCAGACGGTACCGTCCGCGTGGTAGACGCTGCTGGCAACGTTCTCAGCGAGCACACAGTAGAAGAAGGCGACATCTGGCGCGCTTGCCAGACCAAGGACGCTCCTATCCAGGACTGGGTAAAGCTCGCCGTATCCCGTGCCCGCGCCACTGGCTGGCCTGCGATCTTCTGGCTCGATGAAAACCGTGCCCACGACGCACAGCTCATCAACAAAGTCGGCCAGTACCTCGGCGACCACGATACCGACGGTCTCGACATCCGCATCCTCGCTCCTGCTGAAGCTACCGAGTTCACCCTCGAGCGCGTCAAGAACGGCGAAGACACCATCTCCGTGACAGGTAACGTACTCCGTGACTACCTCACAGACCTCTTCCCGATCCTTGAGCTCGGCACCTCCGCCAAGATGCTCTCCATCGTTCCTCTCATGAACGGCGGCGGCCTCTTCGAGACCGGTGCAGGCGGTTCCGCTCCTAAGCACGTCCAGCAGTTCGTCGAGGAAAACCACCTCCGCTGGGATTCCCTCGGTGAGTTCCTTGCCCTCGCAGTCTCCCTCGAGCACCTCTCTGAGAAGTTCGACAACCCACAGGCCAAGATCCTAGGTGACGCTCTCGACGCAGCTACAGGCAAGCTCCTCATCAACGGCAAGTCCCCACTCCGCAAGGCTGGTGAGCTCGACAACCGCGGCTCCCACTTCTTCCTCGCGCTCTACTGGGCAGAGGCTCTTGCAGCCCAGACTGAGGACACAGCCCTTGCCGCAGCCTTCGCACCAATCGCCGAAGAGCTCGCAGCCAACGAGGACAAGATCGTGACCGAACTCAACGAGGTCCAAGGCTCCCCTGTCGAAATCGGCGGCTACTACCAGCCAGCTGACGACAAGGCAGGCCCAGCCATGCGCCCAAGCGCTACCCTCAACGGCATCCTCGCCAAGCTTGGCTAA
- a CDS encoding type II toxin-antitoxin system RelE/ParE family toxin encodes MADYKLSLLAEEDLISIYAYTYETWGIEQLDTYKGYLTKALEEITADPFGIGSKSRDDLAEGCRTYRVQHHYYVYRVKNSTVETARVLHEYMDFHLQTKESYFPI; translated from the coding sequence ATGGCTGATTACAAACTCTCCCTTCTCGCAGAGGAAGACCTCATCTCCATCTACGCCTATACCTACGAAACATGGGGAATTGAGCAGTTAGATACTTACAAAGGCTATCTAACAAAAGCACTGGAAGAGATCACCGCAGACCCATTCGGCATCGGCAGCAAGAGCCGTGACGACCTAGCCGAAGGCTGCCGCACCTACCGTGTCCAGCACCACTACTACGTCTACCGGGTCAAAAACAGCACCGTAGAAACCGCCCGCGTCCTCCACGAATACATGGACTTTCACCTACAGACGAAGGAGAGTTATTTTCCTATCTAA
- a CDS encoding type II toxin-antitoxin system Phd/YefM family antitoxin, with the protein MKRGTTMETFTANEAKQHLGRVIDSALQHPVGITKHGRLTVVMTSEKEYQEFLEYKKVKEAVNEGFAQLDKGEISTRSMDDLALAAIARVKAKQP; encoded by the coding sequence ATGAAAAGAGGAACCACCATGGAAACATTCACCGCCAACGAAGCCAAGCAGCACCTGGGCCGGGTCATCGACTCCGCTCTCCAGCACCCAGTCGGCATCACCAAACATGGTCGCCTCACGGTCGTGATGACTTCAGAGAAAGAGTATCAGGAATTCCTCGAGTACAAGAAGGTCAAAGAAGCCGTGAACGAAGGCTTCGCCCAGCTCGACAAGGGAGAAATCTCCACCCGCTCTATGGATGACCTAGCATTGGCTGCCATCGCAAGAGTGAAAGCTAAGCAGCCGTAA